One Roseimaritima multifibrata DNA window includes the following coding sequences:
- a CDS encoding sterol desaturase family protein: MSTSNLIATLATEFAAIFLFILVFGYLLPCGQSYYAYFVRTDPEKERRRIQERRPTKRGIRREVKLSLQTIAIFSILGTGLFEMYKAGMTSIYRDITLYGLWYLPLSFFLCLVIHDTFFYWTHRFMHWRPVFKYFHAGHHKSVSPSPWAIYAFQPAEAITQFLGIIMIVVFLPLHPLVLLAFLSYDTVVNVAGHTGFEMVPKWISQRRFFKGFNTVTHHDNHHTNMRVNFGAFFNVWDRWMGTFLDDQATTVSEDSVRQTLAAESEATERKTIRIDRAPGYRTPAPRPRRGVSPERSLGDH, encoded by the coding sequence ATGTCCACATCGAACCTGATCGCAACGCTCGCAACAGAGTTCGCCGCGATCTTTCTATTCATTTTGGTGTTTGGATACCTGCTGCCCTGCGGACAATCGTACTACGCTTACTTCGTTCGCACGGATCCTGAAAAGGAGCGACGCCGCATCCAAGAGCGGCGACCCACAAAACGTGGCATTCGTCGAGAAGTTAAGCTCTCGCTGCAGACAATTGCTATTTTTTCGATCCTGGGAACTGGATTGTTTGAAATGTACAAAGCTGGCATGACCAGCATCTATCGTGATATCACCCTGTATGGGCTTTGGTATTTACCGCTTAGCTTTTTCTTATGCTTAGTGATTCACGACACCTTTTTCTATTGGACCCATCGCTTCATGCATTGGCGTCCGGTGTTTAAGTACTTCCACGCAGGCCACCACAAATCTGTCAGCCCCAGCCCGTGGGCAATCTACGCTTTCCAGCCAGCAGAAGCGATCACTCAATTCTTGGGCATTATCATGATTGTCGTGTTTTTGCCTTTACATCCGCTCGTTCTACTAGCATTCCTCAGCTACGACACAGTCGTTAACGTCGCAGGCCATACTGGGTTTGAGATGGTACCCAAGTGGATCTCACAACGGCGGTTTTTCAAAGGCTTCAATACCGTCACTCATCATGACAACCATCACACCAACATGCGAGTTAACTTCGGAGCGTTCTTCAACGTCTGGGATCGCTGGATGGGAACTTTTCTGGACGATCAAGCGACCACCGTCTCTGAAGACAGCGTTCGCCAAACGCTGGCGGCCGAATCCGAAGCTACGGAACGCAAGACGATACGAATAGACCGAGCACCTGGCTATCGAACCCCAGCTCCGCGGCCGAGACGGGGTGTGTCTCCCGAAAGATCTTTGGGCGATCACTGA
- a CDS encoding DUF1731 domain-containing protein, which yields MNRIFERAVLDSSIQGAYVASSPNPVSQIDFMRQLRKTMRMPVGLPATESMVRFGAYWFLRTDPELALYGRYVMPQRLTEAGFEFEYPQLSDALRELFHLRLIADKRHSSSVS from the coding sequence ATGAACCGTATCTTCGAACGTGCAGTCCTTGATTCGTCGATACAGGGAGCATACGTTGCAAGTTCGCCGAACCCGGTGTCACAAATTGATTTCATGCGACAGCTCCGCAAAACGATGCGAATGCCAGTCGGATTGCCAGCAACAGAGTCGATGGTCCGCTTTGGAGCGTACTGGTTCCTACGTACCGATCCCGAACTGGCGCTATACGGTCGATATGTAATGCCACAACGATTGACCGAAGCAGGATTCGAATTCGAGTATCCGCAACTGAGCGATGCACTGCGGGAGCTTTTTCATTTGCGTCTGATCGCCGACAAAAGGCACTCGAGTTCAGTTTCCTAA
- a CDS encoding HAD family hydrolase, with translation MNTLPKSWILLAIFFAAISKSYGQDALPSWNDGPAKQAIVEFVKATTTVGSPQFVAPEERIATFDQDGTLWVEHPMYSQVMFCLERVPAVVAEKPELKNIEPFKTVLSGDREAIAKLPKDELMKILAATLTGMSTEQFQAEVNAWIDTAEHPRWKKPYTALTYLPMQEVLEYLRANGFKTYIVTGGGQDFVRVYSEKVYGIPPEQVVGTAGGTKYQYDKNGNPILIKEPKLLLNDNNAGKPEGIHLMIGRRPVAAFGNSTGDQQMLEYTNAGDGARLSMILLHDDPVREYAYGPAEGLPKTRVGTFTQPLFDKANKDGWTVISIKNDWKRIFAFEE, from the coding sequence ATGAACACACTGCCCAAATCTTGGATTTTGTTAGCAATCTTTTTTGCCGCTATCTCGAAATCCTACGGTCAAGACGCTTTGCCTTCCTGGAACGATGGGCCGGCGAAACAAGCCATCGTTGAATTTGTGAAAGCTACAACGACTGTGGGCAGCCCACAGTTCGTGGCGCCCGAGGAACGGATCGCGACGTTCGACCAAGACGGCACGCTGTGGGTCGAACATCCGATGTATTCGCAAGTAATGTTTTGCCTAGAACGAGTGCCGGCTGTCGTTGCCGAAAAGCCGGAACTAAAGAACATCGAACCGTTCAAAACCGTGCTTTCAGGAGACCGTGAAGCGATCGCGAAGCTCCCGAAAGACGAACTGATGAAGATTCTCGCTGCAACTCTAACGGGGATGTCGACCGAGCAGTTTCAAGCGGAAGTAAATGCCTGGATCGACACCGCCGAACACCCTCGCTGGAAAAAGCCATACACCGCGTTGACTTACCTGCCAATGCAGGAGGTTCTTGAGTACCTGCGTGCCAATGGATTCAAAACCTACATTGTCACTGGTGGTGGCCAAGATTTTGTCCGCGTCTATTCAGAGAAAGTCTATGGAATCCCGCCTGAGCAGGTGGTAGGGACCGCAGGCGGAACAAAATATCAATACGACAAGAACGGCAACCCGATTCTCATCAAGGAACCGAAATTGCTGCTCAACGACAATAATGCCGGCAAACCCGAGGGCATTCACTTGATGATCGGGCGTCGCCCCGTCGCAGCATTCGGCAATTCCACGGGCGATCAGCAGATGCTTGAATACACGAACGCTGGCGATGGAGCGAGACTTTCCATGATCCTGCTTCACGATGATCCTGTACGTGAATATGCGTACGGCCCAGCGGAAGGGCTGCCTAAAACACGAGTAGGCACATTCACCCAGCCGCTGTTCGATAAAGCAAACAAGGATGGCTGGACCGTTATCAGTATCAAGAACGACTGGAAACGAATCTTCGCGTTCGAAGAATAG
- a CDS encoding arylsulfatase produces MKQRTASRFAILFAIGALLSVSTTALAQTKKPNILFIMGDDIGIMNVGAYHQGLMVGETPNIDRLAAEGGRFMDYYAMQSCTSGRCAFFTGMEPVRVGLTVPQLPGSPAWLRPGTPTIAKILYNQGYTTGQFGKNHLGDHAESLPTAQGFQEYWGYLYHLDAMQQVSFPDINKSPTEQAVAPPGLNTPIEGLTPPPGSVDPKTNISLIPPRPMISSTSVDGTLKNQKVKGDGPLTLERSKTIDEEISAKVIDWLDRNDPEKTDKPFFCWYNPARMHVTTVLSPKYENMIGVKGGKDWGANEAGMKQMDDNIGYVLEKLEAMGELDNTIVVFTTDNGAEAISYPDGGVTPFKGQKGQAWEGGYRVPCIIRWPGHVKPGTLYKEMFASYDWMPTLTEIAGGPKGDKLDKQIQAGKYPNFVKTKLAGINQIDYLTNKTDKSARQTFIYYSGATLSAVRYKNWKFYYSMSGPGPDGWLNPLINYNFTLVNNIKRDPFEQAVGSTQKTAASIQGSLASPSTAYIYDWNLLPISQGIALRHLESFIEFPPMQAPPSYNLGQVMEQIEAQKRAISNSGHPSD; encoded by the coding sequence ATGAAGCAACGAACCGCAAGTCGTTTCGCAATCTTATTTGCGATTGGAGCGCTATTGAGCGTCTCTACGACAGCCTTGGCGCAGACCAAAAAGCCGAACATCCTGTTCATCATGGGTGACGACATCGGCATCATGAACGTCGGCGCGTATCACCAGGGCTTGATGGTCGGCGAAACGCCGAACATCGACCGCCTTGCCGCTGAAGGTGGCCGCTTCATGGATTATTACGCGATGCAGAGCTGCACGTCTGGACGCTGTGCATTTTTTACCGGAATGGAGCCGGTTCGCGTGGGTTTGACCGTTCCGCAGCTTCCTGGCAGCCCTGCTTGGCTGCGTCCTGGCACACCAACCATTGCCAAGATCCTATACAACCAGGGCTATACAACCGGCCAGTTCGGCAAGAATCACCTGGGCGACCACGCCGAATCGTTGCCGACGGCACAAGGTTTCCAGGAATACTGGGGATACCTGTATCACCTCGACGCCATGCAGCAGGTCAGCTTCCCTGACATCAACAAGTCACCGACGGAGCAGGCCGTAGCGCCTCCGGGACTGAACACACCGATCGAAGGGCTGACACCGCCTCCCGGATCCGTGGATCCAAAAACCAACATTTCGTTGATCCCACCGCGGCCTATGATCTCCAGCACCTCCGTAGACGGGACGCTGAAGAACCAAAAGGTCAAAGGCGATGGCCCGCTCACACTAGAGCGCTCAAAGACAATTGACGAGGAAATCTCCGCGAAGGTCATCGACTGGCTTGACCGCAACGATCCCGAAAAAACCGACAAGCCATTCTTCTGCTGGTACAACCCGGCTCGCATGCACGTCACCACCGTGCTTTCACCGAAATATGAAAACATGATCGGCGTGAAAGGCGGCAAAGACTGGGGAGCCAATGAAGCTGGCATGAAGCAGATGGACGACAACATCGGGTATGTCCTTGAGAAACTTGAAGCAATGGGTGAGCTGGACAACACCATCGTCGTCTTTACGACGGACAATGGTGCCGAAGCGATCAGCTATCCCGACGGCGGCGTCACTCCGTTTAAAGGCCAGAAAGGCCAAGCATGGGAGGGCGGTTACCGCGTCCCTTGTATCATTCGCTGGCCTGGTCACGTCAAGCCCGGTACGCTTTACAAGGAAATGTTTGCATCCTACGACTGGATGCCTACATTGACCGAAATCGCTGGTGGCCCCAAGGGCGACAAGCTGGATAAACAGATCCAGGCTGGGAAGTATCCGAACTTCGTCAAAACGAAGCTCGCCGGAATCAACCAGATCGATTACCTGACCAATAAGACCGACAAATCGGCTCGCCAAACGTTCATCTACTACTCGGGCGCGACCCTATCTGCCGTGCGTTACAAGAACTGGAAGTTCTACTACTCGATGTCAGGTCCCGGCCCAGACGGCTGGCTCAATCCGTTAATCAACTACAACTTCACGTTGGTCAACAACATCAAGCGCGATCCGTTCGAACAAGCGGTCGGATCCACGCAAAAGACTGCCGCATCCATCCAGGGCTCGTTGGCGTCGCCAAGCACGGCCTACATTTACGATTGGAATCTGCTACCGATTAGTCAGGGAATCGCACTTCGACATCTGGAGTCGTTCATCGAATTCCCGCCAATGCAGGCGCCACCTTCGTACAACCTGGGCCAGGTCATGGAACAGATTGAGGCACAGAAGCGTGCGATCTCTAATTCTGGACATCCCAGCGACTGA
- a CDS encoding epimerase, with translation MTHKELLNHIVIAGGSGFLGVSLAHHMVSLGAKVTILSRNPPKPDGPWDFVAWDARTLNGWSSVLNGSDAIINLVGRTVDCIKTPDHRDEILRSRVEATRVLGRAMRAIASPPPVWVQMSTAHIYGDPPTVICSEESPLGHGLAPDIGRAWEKQFAASILPRQRGTVLRTSFVVGRDRGAGGGALSRLRFLTRFGLGGKVGTGKQGMSWIHERDMNRIFERAVLDSSMQGTYVASSPNPVSQIDFMRQLRKTLRMPFGLPAPESIVRFGAHWFLRTDPELALYGRYVMPQRLTEAGFEFEYPHLSDALSELLHSRLIADERQSSSVS, from the coding sequence ATGACACACAAAGAATTACTGAACCACATCGTGATTGCGGGCGGCAGCGGTTTCTTGGGCGTGTCGCTCGCACACCACATGGTGAGCCTGGGTGCGAAGGTGACGATTTTGTCACGGAACCCTCCCAAGCCAGACGGCCCTTGGGACTTCGTCGCTTGGGACGCACGAACCCTAAACGGTTGGTCGTCTGTCTTGAATGGTTCCGACGCCATCATCAACCTGGTGGGACGCACTGTCGACTGTATTAAAACGCCGGACCATCGCGATGAGATTCTGCGATCACGCGTAGAGGCAACACGAGTTCTCGGCAGGGCAATGCGAGCGATTGCGTCGCCGCCACCGGTTTGGGTGCAAATGAGCACGGCGCATATTTATGGCGATCCTCCTACGGTGATCTGCTCGGAAGAATCGCCACTGGGACATGGCTTGGCACCGGATATTGGCAGGGCCTGGGAAAAACAGTTCGCGGCCTCAATCTTGCCCCGTCAACGTGGCACTGTGTTGCGAACAAGCTTCGTTGTTGGCCGTGATCGCGGTGCAGGTGGCGGCGCATTGTCGCGTTTACGTTTTCTCACAAGATTCGGTTTGGGCGGTAAGGTTGGCACCGGCAAACAAGGCATGAGTTGGATTCACGAAAGAGATATGAACCGCATTTTTGAACGTGCAGTCCTGGATTCGTCGATGCAGGGCACATACGTCGCTAGTTCGCCGAATCCGGTGTCACAAATTGATTTCATGCGTCAGCTTCGGAAAACGTTGCGAATGCCATTTGGGTTGCCGGCACCGGAGTCGATCGTCCGCTTTGGAGCACACTGGTTCCTACGTACCGATCCCGAACTGGCGTTATACGGTCGATATGTAATGCCACAGCGTTTGACCGAAGCAGGATTCGAATTCGAGTATCCGCACCTGAGCGATGCACTGTCCGAGCTATTACATTCGCGTCTCATCGCCGACGAAAGGCAGTCGAGTTCGGTTTCTTAA
- a CDS encoding DUF3302 domain-containing protein, producing the protein MKLDMWDYLTFLCFFVIGTGFLVTLVFVLGLPGRIARARKHPEAEAIDMMGWVGFLAVVPWIQAFVWAFKPTDVIDIRRFPKEEQAALEQEAREYAEANAPRRSKKKLATAASAPSQDPSAPTASVSSTDKPAAPVPDQDEN; encoded by the coding sequence ATGAAACTCGACATGTGGGACTACCTGACATTCCTTTGCTTTTTTGTGATTGGGACTGGCTTCCTTGTTACGCTGGTCTTCGTCCTGGGCTTGCCTGGACGGATCGCCCGCGCCCGCAAGCATCCAGAAGCCGAGGCGATCGACATGATGGGTTGGGTGGGATTCCTTGCCGTCGTGCCATGGATTCAGGCGTTCGTGTGGGCGTTCAAGCCGACCGATGTGATCGATATACGCCGGTTCCCGAAAGAGGAACAAGCGGCGCTTGAACAGGAGGCCCGCGAATACGCGGAAGCCAACGCACCAAGGCGATCAAAAAAGAAGCTGGCAACAGCTGCATCAGCACCATCACAAGACCCGTCGGCACCAACCGCTTCAGTGTCGTCGACAGATAAACCGGCAGCCCCAGTGCCAGACCAAGATGAGAATTAA
- a CDS encoding HlyD family secretion protein, which produces MLLGLLISFVYIAVVWLVFFKFKLLKFTMGWGVVSVLFGLHLLLIFLIGIRFTAPYSKDAKVVQHTVQLTPRLSEPTLVTAVLVEPNVPVKKGQPLFQFDRQLYESKVNAAKAKLAAAEQSVLQLKASLDAATATVDESRAKKVTLQAALVASTKAVAEAKAKQVTLKSALDSVIATLAEAKAERLYSQETLQIAESIKVSNSNAISQMKYDQAATELKRYDAKVDAAQANVERARSAYEQEALAAIDVAVANEARLRSEAGAEADAAIAVTIANQNAARLAFESQIDGENTLVAQCKAELAEATYYLDNTTMVAPADGYIINLQVQPGMVAGIVRFGAIATFIVDAERYVLATYTQEQLKYVKESQSVEVAFDLYPGEIFKGKVENIWQGSGGGQMTPSGQLPTFVPQDPDQPQGLFAVQIVMDDENESQFPIGAQGAAAIYTGNEGFGALRKIGIRGYSWSNWLYPMDF; this is translated from the coding sequence ATGCTGCTTGGACTACTCATTTCTTTTGTCTACATCGCGGTTGTGTGGCTTGTCTTTTTTAAGTTCAAACTGCTGAAATTCACGATGGGTTGGGGCGTCGTGTCGGTGCTCTTCGGGCTGCACCTGCTATTGATCTTCCTGATCGGAATTCGGTTTACGGCGCCCTACTCAAAGGATGCGAAAGTCGTTCAGCATACGGTTCAGCTCACGCCTCGTTTGTCCGAACCGACTCTCGTGACAGCCGTCTTGGTGGAGCCCAATGTTCCGGTCAAGAAGGGGCAACCGCTTTTTCAGTTTGATCGTCAGCTTTACGAAAGTAAGGTCAACGCAGCCAAAGCGAAGCTCGCCGCAGCTGAGCAATCTGTCCTGCAGTTGAAAGCCTCGTTGGACGCTGCCACTGCGACGGTGGACGAATCTCGGGCAAAGAAGGTAACGCTGCAAGCCGCACTCGTGGCCTCGACGAAAGCGGTTGCGGAGGCCAAGGCAAAACAGGTTACACTCAAGTCCGCGTTGGATTCGGTTATCGCGACCTTGGCAGAAGCCAAAGCGGAACGACTGTACTCCCAGGAAACCCTCCAGATTGCGGAGTCGATCAAGGTAAGTAACAGCAACGCCATTAGTCAGATGAAATATGACCAGGCGGCGACAGAACTTAAAAGGTACGACGCCAAGGTTGACGCCGCCCAAGCGAATGTCGAACGGGCCCGGTCGGCCTATGAACAGGAAGCTCTGGCAGCGATCGATGTGGCGGTCGCGAACGAGGCGCGACTGCGGTCCGAAGCTGGCGCTGAAGCCGATGCAGCGATCGCTGTCACCATCGCCAACCAGAACGCCGCTCGCTTGGCCTTCGAATCACAGATCGACGGCGAGAATACTTTGGTAGCGCAATGCAAGGCAGAGTTGGCGGAGGCGACGTACTACTTGGACAATACTACGATGGTCGCCCCTGCAGATGGGTACATTATCAACCTGCAAGTCCAGCCTGGGATGGTGGCAGGGATCGTGCGATTCGGGGCAATCGCTACCTTCATCGTTGATGCCGAAAGGTATGTGTTAGCGACCTACACCCAGGAACAACTTAAGTATGTCAAAGAGTCGCAGTCCGTGGAGGTTGCGTTCGATCTGTACCCGGGAGAAATTTTTAAGGGAAAAGTCGAGAACATCTGGCAAGGAAGTGGCGGTGGTCAAATGACGCCCAGTGGTCAATTGCCGACGTTCGTCCCCCAGGATCCCGACCAGCCCCAGGGCTTGTTTGCCGTCCAGATTGTCATGGACGACGAGAACGAATCACAGTTTCCCATCGGCGCTCAGGGCGCGGCCGCGATCTATACCGGCAACGAAGGTTTTGGGGCGCTGCGGAAAATTGGGATCCGCGGCTACAGTTGGTCTAACTGGCTCTACCCGATGGACTTCTAA
- a CDS encoding outer membrane beta-barrel protein: protein MDSLKDVFLTGLVILVFTTQDFAVDAAGMDDGGQIGCDASVCDGSNVSWPRMYTSKLADAWGLTISGHLQQGTTTNSGNPINPPSGSGNMPATLFNYRNDEYMLNQMAWTVARKADNGGSGWDVGGQIDFVYGTDYIFLQSRGLETDGDFLNRWNSSNGSGVGGNGLMGLALPQLYLEVAYNDLTFTLGHFYEPLGYERPVPTENFYYSTSYGHNFGFETSQVTGAMVDWQANDQWTFTGGAHRGMLNWEDNNNDLNAFAGFTYIPAGKQESLQFLFDIGKEDDAGTAYRYLHSITFSKEIGNSWSYVIHSDFGAEQHAAADGGMAYWYNVVQWLAYQIDDHWAMGVRYEWFDDIDGAAVSPTPGPGVYHDITLGLNYKPNKSVIVRPEIRWDWFDSDTGVGPGPFANGTKRNQFMAAVDMTLSF, encoded by the coding sequence ATGGATTCGCTCAAGGATGTTTTTTTGACGGGCTTGGTGATTCTCGTATTTACCACGCAGGATTTCGCCGTGGACGCGGCAGGCATGGACGATGGTGGCCAGATCGGATGTGACGCGAGCGTCTGTGACGGTTCCAATGTTTCTTGGCCGCGAATGTACACTTCTAAGTTGGCGGACGCATGGGGATTGACCATCAGCGGTCATCTTCAGCAAGGCACCACGACGAACTCGGGGAATCCAATCAATCCGCCATCTGGCTCAGGCAACATGCCGGCGACGCTATTCAACTATCGAAATGACGAGTACATGCTCAACCAGATGGCGTGGACAGTCGCCCGCAAGGCGGACAACGGCGGATCCGGTTGGGATGTCGGCGGTCAGATTGATTTCGTGTACGGCACTGACTACATCTTCTTGCAATCGCGAGGACTGGAGACGGACGGTGATTTTCTAAACCGCTGGAACAGCAGCAACGGCAGCGGAGTCGGTGGAAATGGATTGATGGGTTTGGCGCTGCCGCAACTGTATCTCGAAGTTGCTTACAACGACCTGACGTTCACTCTTGGGCATTTTTATGAGCCCCTTGGATATGAGCGTCCCGTGCCGACTGAAAACTTCTATTATTCCACGTCTTACGGCCACAATTTTGGCTTCGAAACATCGCAAGTCACGGGTGCCATGGTGGATTGGCAGGCCAATGACCAGTGGACTTTCACGGGAGGGGCTCATCGTGGAATGTTGAATTGGGAGGACAACAATAATGATCTGAACGCCTTCGCTGGATTCACATACATCCCAGCGGGGAAGCAGGAGTCGCTCCAGTTCCTTTTTGATATTGGCAAGGAAGATGATGCCGGAACGGCATATCGTTACTTACATAGCATCACCTTCAGTAAGGAGATTGGTAATTCTTGGAGCTACGTCATTCACAGTGACTTTGGCGCGGAGCAACACGCAGCGGCCGATGGAGGAATGGCATACTGGTACAACGTTGTTCAGTGGCTGGCGTATCAGATCGACGATCACTGGGCGATGGGCGTGAGGTATGAATGGTTCGACGACATCGACGGTGCGGCGGTGTCGCCGACGCCCGGTCCAGGCGTTTATCATGACATTACGCTGGGGCTAAACTACAAACCAAATAAAAGCGTCATCGTCCGCCCGGAAATCCGTTGGGATTGGTTCGATTCAGATACTGGCGTTGGTCCCGGGCCATTCGCGAATGGGACCAAACGGAATCAATTCATGGCCGCCGTGGATATGACTCTCTCTTTCTAG
- a CDS encoding zinc ribbon domain-containing protein, whose amino-acid sequence MSDQISNERKTAYYIGIAISIAGVLLFLSVFVTGAMNFGNFDNFEGQTRSFVFRAIGGMVLFVAGKIIAHIGARGLAGSGVVLDPKKAREDLKPYSKMTGGMVADALDESGIPEMLDRGSEPKVVIRCRSCQKLNEDDSKFCQECGEPI is encoded by the coding sequence ATGAGCGACCAAATTTCAAATGAACGCAAGACTGCGTACTACATCGGTATCGCCATTTCAATCGCGGGTGTTTTACTCTTCTTATCGGTCTTCGTTACCGGAGCGATGAACTTTGGAAACTTCGACAATTTTGAGGGACAAACTCGCTCGTTCGTATTTCGTGCAATCGGCGGGATGGTTCTCTTCGTTGCCGGTAAAATAATTGCTCACATTGGGGCGCGTGGACTTGCCGGTTCTGGAGTTGTTCTTGACCCTAAGAAAGCCAGAGAAGACCTGAAGCCGTATAGTAAAATGACCGGCGGGATGGTCGCAGACGCATTGGATGAATCAGGCATTCCCGAAATGCTGGACCGTGGCTCTGAACCCAAAGTGGTGATCAGATGCCGCAGCTGCCAGAAGCTGAACGAAGACGACTCAAAGTTCTGCCAAGAATGCGGGGAACCCATCTGA
- a CDS encoding ribbon-helix-helix domain-containing protein, giving the protein MATEIPSDLVPFVQRMVSEKRFLNESDVLAEGLRMLQARETLHAEVRKGFDQLDAGKGIPAEDVYRRAEERIREIENGKD; this is encoded by the coding sequence GTGGCAACAGAAATCCCAAGCGATTTAGTCCCGTTCGTACAACGAATGGTCTCCGAAAAGAGGTTCCTGAACGAGTCGGATGTGCTTGCCGAAGGGTTGCGCATGTTGCAGGCAAGGGAAACGCTTCACGCTGAAGTGCGAAAGGGGTTCGATCAGTTGGACGCCGGTAAAGGTATTCCAGCCGAAGATGTTTACCGCCGTGCGGAAGAGCGAATCCGGGAAATTGAGAATGGCAAAGACTAA
- a CDS encoding type II toxin-antitoxin system RelE/ParE family toxin produces the protein MASVIYAPEAARNWLRKMREACEAIATQTQMGELRPRFGVPGARSFSVGNYVIFYRAIEGGVEVSRVIHGNRDMRNV, from the coding sequence ATGGCAAGTGTCATCTACGCACCGGAGGCAGCACGCAATTGGTTGCGCAAGATGCGGGAGGCTTGCGAAGCAATTGCGACCCAGACTCAGATGGGTGAGCTGCGGCCAAGATTTGGTGTGCCAGGAGCCCGGTCATTCAGCGTTGGCAACTACGTGATCTTCTACCGCGCGATCGAAGGTGGCGTAGAAGTGTCTCGCGTCATTCACGGCAATCGTGACATGCGAAACGTCTAG
- a CDS encoding ribbon-helix-helix domain-containing protein, whose amino-acid sequence MSTVPVELPDHLMSYVDQNVEQGGFASASEYIVALVAAASEKQGEIERALMAGIASGPAEPWTENEWQAIKSRVVSKASSK is encoded by the coding sequence ATGTCAACCGTTCCCGTTGAATTACCAGATCATTTGATGTCGTATGTGGATCAAAATGTCGAGCAAGGCGGTTTTGCGAGTGCAAGCGAATATATTGTTGCCCTGGTCGCAGCAGCAAGCGAAAAGCAGGGCGAAATTGAGCGGGCCTTGATGGCCGGAATCGCAAGCGGTCCTGCAGAGCCTTGGACAGAGAACGAATGGCAAGCGATCAAGAGCCGAGTTGTTTCAAAGGCATCGAGTAAGTGA
- a CDS encoding type II toxin-antitoxin system RelE/ParE family toxin, with protein sequence MSDLRPIIRRLKAAEDVEHHATYIADGSIDTALRFLERAEQTIKGLALFPSSGSLFPSRNPEFAGLRTKLVKDFPNHVVFYVERQDAIEVIRVLRGGHDMSVAVEEN encoded by the coding sequence GTGAGCGACCTGAGGCCGATCATCCGGCGTCTGAAGGCAGCGGAGGACGTCGAACACCACGCGACGTACATTGCCGATGGAAGCATTGACACGGCCTTGCGATTTCTCGAACGCGCCGAACAGACGATTAAAGGGCTGGCATTGTTTCCATCCAGCGGTTCGCTGTTTCCAAGTCGCAACCCAGAGTTCGCCGGCTTGCGAACCAAACTGGTGAAGGATTTCCCAAATCACGTTGTGTTCTACGTCGAGCGTCAGGACGCAATCGAAGTCATTCGTGTTCTACGCGGTGGGCATGACATGAGCGTCGCAGTAGAGGAAAACTAG
- a CDS encoding ThiF family adenylyltransferase, whose translation MQLSAIGTPRIQLIDFDQVDLSNTTTQGYRRHDIGWPEPFACGEAISELDPTIEVTRIEDRFRPRQSIGNVVFCCVDSITARSAIWKSVNGRAAFWADGRMLGEVIRVLAADEAASSKHYATTLFAASGAQQGTCTSRSTIYAASIAAALMLHQFTRWLRDIPIDSDTTVNLFTGEWTLTEQASN comes from the coding sequence TTGCAACTCTCTGCAATTGGTACGCCGAGAATTCAGCTGATAGATTTCGATCAAGTCGATCTCTCCAACACGACGACACAGGGTTATCGAAGGCATGACATTGGCTGGCCCGAACCGTTCGCGTGTGGTGAAGCGATCAGTGAACTCGACCCGACTATCGAGGTCACGCGGATCGAAGATCGCTTTCGCCCACGACAATCCATTGGAAACGTTGTTTTCTGCTGTGTCGACTCGATCACGGCGCGGTCCGCGATTTGGAAGTCCGTCAACGGTCGAGCGGCATTCTGGGCCGATGGCAGAATGCTGGGCGAGGTGATTCGCGTGCTGGCTGCTGATGAAGCAGCGTCTTCAAAGCACTACGCAACAACCTTGTTCGCTGCTTCAGGAGCTCAGCAAGGAACCTGCACTTCCCGGAGCACGATCTACGCGGCGAGCATCGCTGCCGCATTGATGCTTCACCAATTCACTCGCTGGCTCCGCGACATTCCGATTGACTCGGATACGACGGTCAACCTGTTTACCGGGGAGTGGACTCTCACTGAACAAGCATCGAACTGA